The genomic segment GTGCCCTCTTCGTAGGGGACGGTCTTGATGGTGTTCACCTGGCCGGGGAAGGCGTCGGTCTTCAGCGCCATCTCGGGGACGTGGAAGCCGTGTATCACGTCCCTCGACGTCACCTGGAAGACGACCGGTCGGTCCTTCGGCACCACTATCTCGGTACCGGTGGAGAAGTTACCGGCCTCGGGGTAGGACATCTCCCAGCCCCACTGGTAGGCCTCGGCGTGGACGACGACGGGGTCTTCGTTCTCCAGTTCCTCCGACGGCTGGTACGTCACGTTCTCGTTCGCGAGGACGCCGTAGGAGGCGACGCCGACGAACAGGAGGATGATGGCCGTCGCGACGGTCCACGTGATTTCGAGCCGGCGGTTCTCCTTCGTCGGGAGGGGGTTGTCGTTGTTGCGGAACTTCACCACCGCGTAGAGGAGGATGACCTCGACGAGCACGGTGATGGGAATCGCCACGTACAGCAGCTTACTGTTCAACTCGTTGATGAGCTCGGCGGTCGCGGACGCCTGCGCGGCCGCAGGATTCGCGAATAGTGCGAGAATCAGCACCGAGAACACCGAAACGAGTGCTAAACGCGTCTTTCGCATCTTGTCGCAGGGTTAGGAACAAGTACCTAAATAGTTGCTGTCTTTTCGTCGGACGGTCGCGACTGCGGCGCCTCGGTTTCACCGAGGAAGCGCGGGTCCTAAATACACCGCGTACGAACCGTCGGTAGGTGACTATCCGTGGCATCGAACAGCACACACGACCGATTTCACGCGCTCCTCGCCGCCACGGCGATGGGCGTCTATCTCCTGCTCCTCGTCGGCGCGACGACGGCGCTGACCGACGCCGCGGCGGCGTGCACCGCGTGGCCGGTGTGCGGTGACGGCTTCACCGCGCCGACCACCGCCGCCGGGTGGCTAGCCGTCGGCCACCGACTCGC from the Halogeometricum rufum genome contains:
- the coxB gene encoding cytochrome c oxidase subunit II; translation: MRKTRLALVSVFSVLILALFANPAAAQASATAELINELNSKLLYVAIPITVLVEVILLYAVVKFRNNDNPLPTKENRRLEITWTVATAIILLFVGVASYGVLANENVTYQPSEELENEDPVVVHAEAYQWGWEMSYPEAGNFSTGTEIVVPKDRPVVFQVTSRDVIHGFHVPEMALKTDAFPGQVNTIKTVPYEEGTYQGYCSEYCGVAHSQMYFTVEVVSQEEYQQWVSEQQSGGNGGNSTNSSSVESPALAR